From a single Eleginops maclovinus isolate JMC-PN-2008 ecotype Puerto Natales chromosome 18, JC_Emac_rtc_rv5, whole genome shotgun sequence genomic region:
- the LOC134880498 gene encoding serine/threonine-protein kinase pim-2-like, with product MPTPLTQSGHRPDVQIISRKITLTSCITAWYGICTAHNRKALQRMVKTAQHITRTELPSMEDLPSGSRCNTDPIKAYNRNSEECLKITKKRSRTSKSPYKGCRRRSSGPSSRAPAATSAQEYSNTTHSTGETQSLPGQSAGGVSVSKSQKNRHKKRSTKKRQWSPQSEEQAQTFRGSSSSTEDAGAPTPASNSNTSDAKERKREKSDSEESKRVTKRSRKTLSKCPSGDIPSSSVSAAYRDNIADFYAKYQEEDILGEGGFGSVYAGYRKEDNLPVAIKHIPQHSVKHTAVELEGKVVMVPMEVVLHLKLKPAEGESSAIISLHDWYSLDSELILVMERPVPCMDMIDYLNSRPSILQEHEAKEITRQLVDALIEVHSKGVFHRDIKLDNILMETGSEIPRVRLIDFGCGTFLLQGMYHSKQGTYSYTTPEWFKHGSYRAEPTTVWQVGMVLFGILHSYLPFKTRDDIISVIPKINKRLSYECRDFLQGCLKKSPEGRTSLEGLKRHPWLV from the exons ATGCCCACACCCCTGACACAATCAGGACACAGGCCAGATGTGCAGATCATCTCACGTAAG ATCACCCTGACCagctgcatcacggcctggtatggCATTTGCACCGCCCACAACCGTAAGGCTCTACAGAGAatggtgaaaactgcacagcacatcaccaggacagagctgccatccatggaggacctgcCGTCTGGGAGCA GGTGCAATACTGACCCCATTAAGGCCTACAACAGGAACTCTGAGGAGTGTCTTAAAATAACTaagaagaggagcaggacaAGTAAGAGTCCCTACAAGGGCTGCAGACGAAGATCTAGCGGGCCTTCATCAAGGGCCCCTGCTGCCACAAGTGCCCAAGAGTACAGTAACACAACTCACAGCACAG GAGAAACTCAGAGCCTCCCTGGACAAAGCGCTGGAGGTGTGAGTGTCAGCAAAAGCCAAAAGAACAGGCATAAGAAGAGGTCCACCAAAAAGAGGCAGTGGTCCCCACAGTCTGAGGAACAGGCTCAGACCTTTAGaggctcttcctcctccactgaGGATGCTGGTGCACCCACACCTGCCAGCAATAGCAACACCTCTGATgctaaagagaggaagagggaaaagaGTGATTCTGAGGAGTCAAAGAGAGTCacaaagaggagcagaaagacCCTTAGCAAGTGCCCCTCGGGTGATATACCCTCATCCTCAGTCAGCGCTGCCTACCGTGACAACATTG CTGACTTCTATGCAAAGTACCAAGAGGAAGATATTCTTGGTGAAGGAGGCTTCGGGTCAGTCTATGCCGGCTACCGTAAAGAGGATAATCTGCCT GTGGCCATAAAACATATCCCCCAGCACAGCGTTAAGCACACAGCAGTG GAACTGGAAGGGAAAGTGGTGATGGTGCCTATGGAAGTAGTGCTGCATCTTAAACTTAAGCCAGCAGAAGGAGAGTCCAGTGCAATTATCTCCCTGCATGACTGGTACAGTCTAGACTCAGAACTCATTCTGGTGATGGAGAGACCAGTACCCTGCATGGATATGATAGACTACCTGAACTCCAGGCCGTCCATCCTGCAGGAGCACGAAGCTAAA GAAATAACAAGACAGCTGGTGGATGCACTGATCGAGGTCCACTCAAAAGGTGTTTTCCACCGGGACATCAAGCTGGACAACATCCTAATGGAGACCGGCTCTGAGATCCCTCGTGTGAGGCTCATTGACTTCGGCTGCGGAACATTTTTGTTACAAGGAATGTACCACAGTAAACAAG GTACCTATTCATACACCACTCCTGAGTGGTTCAAGCATGGCAGCTACAGGGCAGAACCAACAACTGTTTGGCAAGTCGGTATGGTGCTGTTTGGGATTCTCCATTCCTATCTCCCCTTCAAGACGAGGGATGACATCATCAGTGTTATCCCTAAAATTAATAAGCGGCTGTCCTACG AGTGCCGTGATTTCCTCCAGGGCTGTCTGAAGAAAAGCCCAGAAGGCCGAACCAGCCTGGAGGGTCTTAAACGCCACCCCTGGCTGGTGTAA